One genomic segment of Kordiimonas sp. SCSIO 12603 includes these proteins:
- a CDS encoding TonB-dependent receptor, producing MAAPLALLTFSLAANSADSLPEEIDVTAERLKTKAIGQSVTTIDVEVSVALRIDSLLSEVPGVGLFRRANSLSAHPTIQGLNMRGVGANGAGRVLVTYDGVPITDPFGGWVYWSGLPKQAIKELRVQKGGSAGSGGAQALVGRVDIISDVPEESGGFASASLGAFDSYDLNGGLSLVGEKGYVSVTAGHFESDGFFLLNEDQRGPIDTKAASEATSASIKARYALSDSTTIFPTLRYYREERENGFEEGLNETEAIDASLRVLHETSSGAVYEVTSYYRDRQFNNVFVAARDERTVARPVLDQFDIPGWGAGFLARVQWHGFEAGVDGRRNSGETNERFRNLGAGFTRVRRAGGDQWIVGAYADYQADETWGSFSGSLRVDRYKTYNGERVETNLEDSSEVRNDQIENQSDWIWSGRIGAERRITGAIDIKGAAYKSWRLPTLNEYYRPFRVGNDITEANPNLEAETLYGVEVGIEYQPLNNVEANITFFRNWLKDGVGNITVGFGPGFFPLGGFVPNGGVLRQRANIDESITDGIEFDASLGLQNGLSFGVAYLFADSRISDFDARPELEGLRPVQTPKHSFTLSAEKRWQGAWLKVEGLYRSGQFDDDLNERRLDDIFTVNAAARFEVKEGITAFANIENLFDAEVISALSATGLETIAQRRFWQVGLEVTF from the coding sequence ATGGCGGCTCCGTTAGCTCTACTGACGTTCAGTCTCGCCGCAAACAGCGCTGATAGTCTTCCTGAAGAAATTGATGTAACCGCCGAACGCCTTAAAACCAAAGCCATAGGACAGAGCGTTACAACAATTGATGTAGAGGTTAGTGTTGCGCTTAGAATTGATAGCCTCCTGTCTGAAGTGCCGGGAGTTGGCCTGTTCAGGCGCGCGAACAGCTTAAGTGCTCACCCAACTATTCAGGGCCTCAATATGCGAGGTGTTGGTGCAAACGGGGCTGGCCGCGTGCTTGTAACGTATGATGGCGTGCCTATCACTGATCCGTTCGGCGGTTGGGTATATTGGAGTGGTTTGCCTAAACAGGCGATCAAGGAACTCCGTGTTCAAAAAGGTGGTTCGGCTGGTTCAGGTGGTGCACAGGCGCTTGTAGGCCGGGTTGATATTATTTCTGACGTGCCTGAGGAAAGCGGCGGTTTTGCCTCTGCATCTCTTGGTGCCTTTGATAGCTATGACCTTAATGGCGGATTGTCTCTTGTTGGTGAAAAGGGCTATGTAAGTGTCACAGCAGGACACTTTGAAAGCGATGGCTTTTTCCTTTTGAACGAAGATCAGCGTGGCCCCATTGATACAAAGGCAGCCAGTGAAGCAACATCTGCTTCCATCAAGGCTCGTTACGCGCTTAGCGACAGTACGACGATTTTCCCAACTCTGCGCTACTACCGTGAAGAGCGGGAAAATGGTTTTGAAGAAGGTTTGAATGAAACCGAAGCCATTGATGCATCGCTGCGGGTGCTTCATGAAACGAGTTCTGGCGCAGTCTATGAGGTGACCAGTTATTACCGTGACCGTCAGTTTAATAATGTATTCGTAGCAGCACGAGATGAACGTACAGTAGCACGCCCGGTACTAGACCAATTTGATATCCCAGGATGGGGAGCAGGCTTCCTTGCCCGTGTTCAGTGGCATGGTTTTGAGGCGGGTGTTGATGGCCGCAGGAACAGTGGTGAAACCAATGAACGTTTCCGCAATCTTGGAGCAGGCTTTACCCGTGTTCGCCGTGCAGGTGGGGATCAGTGGATTGTTGGTGCATACGCAGATTATCAGGCAGATGAAACTTGGGGATCATTCAGTGGCTCTCTGAGGGTTGACCGCTACAAAACCTATAACGGTGAACGGGTTGAAACCAACCTTGAAGATAGCTCTGAGGTTAGAAATGATCAGATTGAAAACCAGAGCGATTGGATATGGTCTGGCCGCATCGGGGCTGAACGCCGTATCACTGGCGCTATTGATATTAAAGGTGCAGCCTATAAAAGCTGGCGCTTGCCGACACTGAATGAATATTACCGTCCGTTCCGAGTGGGCAATGATATCACAGAAGCTAACCCAAACCTTGAGGCAGAAACACTTTACGGCGTTGAGGTTGGCATTGAATATCAGCCGCTTAATAACGTGGAGGCCAACATCACTTTCTTCCGCAATTGGCTGAAGGATGGTGTAGGGAATATCACCGTAGGCTTTGGCCCTGGTTTCTTCCCTCTGGGCGGGTTTGTACCGAATGGTGGTGTGCTGCGCCAACGGGCAAACATTGATGAAAGCATCACAGACGGCATTGAATTTGATGCGTCTCTTGGACTTCAGAATGGCTTAAGTTTTGGGGTAGCTTATCTGTTTGCTGATAGCCGGATTAGTGATTTTGATGCGCGGCCAGAACTTGAAGGCTTACGGCCAGTTCAAACACCAAAACATAGTTTCACACTAAGTGCGGAAAAGCGCTGGCAAGGGGCTTGGTTGAAGGTTGAAGGCCTTTATCGTTCTGGTCAGTTCGACGATGATCTGAATGAACGCAGGCTTGATGATATCTTCACAGTGAATGCTGCAGCAAGGTTTGAAGTGAAAGAAGGGATTACCGCTTTTGCTAATATTGAGAACCTGTTTGATGCTGAGGTGATTTCAGCACTTTCAGCAACAGGCCTTGAAACCATCGCTCAGCGCCGCTTCTGGCAGGTGGGTCTTGAGGTAACGTTTTAG
- a CDS encoding cytochrome c, whose amino-acid sequence MKQISILSALIILVGAFSMAAAQEADVKVTGKSLYEANCGTCHQIDGSGVMFLQPELIGSERANGPKGGVIDMILLGSAAVEPGTSDYGNEMPGFDFLTDEEIALIASYVRTNFENDGGSVSSTDVQSRRKQR is encoded by the coding sequence ATGAAGCAAATTAGTATTCTATCAGCCCTCATCATTTTGGTGGGGGCTTTCTCTATGGCGGCAGCTCAAGAGGCTGACGTGAAGGTAACTGGTAAATCGCTTTACGAAGCTAATTGCGGCACATGCCATCAAATTGACGGTAGCGGCGTTATGTTCCTGCAACCAGAACTGATTGGTAGCGAGCGCGCAAATGGCCCCAAGGGCGGCGTAATCGATATGATCCTTTTGGGTAGCGCAGCTGTTGAGCCAGGCACCAGCGACTACGGCAATGAAATGCCGGGTTTTGATTTTTTAACTGATGAAGAAATTGCATTAATCGCATCCTATGTACGTACCAACTTTGAAAACGATGGCGGCTCCGTTAGCTCTACTGACGTTCAGTCTCGCCGCAAACAGCGCTGA
- a CDS encoding sorbosone dehydrogenase family protein: MIKNILAATVVFGGTAVVSAGPAPLGVDESATVNPETGIRLPEGFKATVFADEVGFVRHIVKADNGWLYGALMRPKNRMGLVAMRDTDGDGDADETLYFGNKLRGTGIGIYDGYLYFGTDVSIMRWKLPEEGGVPTEKPELIAHGFIEKRQHAAKSFALDGKGNLFVNVGAPSNACMEKARTKGSPGMNPCPILEDFGGIWRFSATEQNQHQKDAEKYATGVRNAVALDWNPHADGLYLAQHGRDQLAEFFPEHFTVEESAELPAEEFHRVDKGSDIGWPYSYYDHIQGKRMKMPEYGGDGTTESDIGQMPLAGFPGHWAPNDLLFMTSSKAPEPYKHGAFIAFHGSWNRAPMPQQGYRVAFVPMDVAGKVTGKWVTFADGFAGTQEIRSPRDAKHRPMGLAEDQDGSLYISSLMSGGRVWKVSYEAN; the protein is encoded by the coding sequence ATGATTAAAAATATTTTAGCGGCAACCGTAGTTTTTGGGGGAACAGCGGTAGTGAGCGCAGGGCCGGCACCACTTGGTGTTGATGAAAGCGCCACAGTTAATCCTGAAACAGGTATTCGCCTGCCGGAAGGTTTTAAAGCTACAGTATTTGCAGATGAAGTTGGTTTTGTTCGTCATATTGTTAAGGCGGATAATGGTTGGCTTTATGGCGCTTTGATGCGCCCGAAGAACCGTATGGGTCTGGTCGCTATGCGCGATACAGACGGCGACGGTGATGCAGATGAAACACTTTATTTTGGTAATAAACTACGTGGTACCGGAATCGGTATTTATGACGGGTACCTATATTTCGGTACTGATGTAAGCATTATGCGCTGGAAGCTGCCGGAAGAAGGCGGCGTTCCAACAGAAAAGCCTGAGCTTATTGCACATGGTTTTATTGAAAAACGCCAACATGCAGCGAAAAGCTTTGCGCTTGATGGTAAAGGCAACTTGTTTGTAAATGTTGGGGCGCCGTCTAATGCTTGTATGGAAAAAGCCCGTACTAAAGGCTCCCCTGGCATGAACCCATGCCCGATTCTAGAAGACTTTGGTGGTATCTGGCGCTTTAGTGCGACCGAGCAAAACCAACATCAGAAAGATGCGGAAAAATACGCAACAGGCGTGAGAAACGCTGTAGCGCTTGATTGGAATCCACATGCTGATGGCTTATATCTCGCGCAGCATGGTCGTGATCAACTTGCTGAGTTTTTCCCGGAGCATTTCACTGTCGAAGAAAGTGCTGAATTGCCAGCGGAAGAATTCCACCGCGTAGACAAGGGCTCTGACATTGGCTGGCCTTATAGCTACTATGACCATATTCAAGGCAAGCGTATGAAGATGCCTGAGTATGGCGGTGATGGCACTACCGAATCTGATATTGGTCAGATGCCGCTTGCTGGTTTCCCGGGGCACTGGGCACCAAACGACCTGCTCTTTATGACAAGTTCAAAAGCACCTGAGCCATACAAACATGGTGCCTTCATTGCATTCCATGGTAGCTGGAATCGGGCACCTATGCCTCAGCAGGGGTACCGAGTGGCGTTTGTTCCAATGGATGTTGCAGGCAAGGTTACAGGTAAGTGGGTGACCTTTGCAGATGGTTTTGCAGGTACGCAGGAGATCCGTTCTCCTCGTGATGCAAAACACCGTCCGATGGGCCTTGCAGAAGATCAGGATGGCTCGCTCTATATCTCCAGTCTGATGTCTGGTGGGCGTGTTTGGAAAGTGAGTTATGAAGCAAATTAG
- a CDS encoding nitroreductase — translation MHNENTSKGVFNTPNPKTLDLLLNRRSVKARDMVGSGPDKETISQILQAAMRVPDHGKLAPWRFIVLEGNEKEKLGDLIAEALQAENNASETVAEKMKGYATQGPVLIIAVFSPSSARPIPIWEQWLSAGAACQNMLVAATALGYASQWLTGWASTSRHVAKGLGLCEHEQIAGFMFLGDHPEEQPTERPRPEFDKQVYFGFPEA, via the coding sequence GTGCATAACGAAAATACATCCAAAGGTGTATTCAATACACCAAATCCGAAAACCTTGGACCTACTGTTAAATCGCCGTAGTGTAAAAGCCCGTGATATGGTTGGTAGCGGCCCTGATAAAGAAACTATCTCACAGATATTACAAGCTGCCATGCGCGTGCCCGACCACGGCAAACTTGCGCCCTGGCGTTTCATTGTACTTGAAGGTAATGAAAAGGAAAAGCTTGGTGATTTGATTGCTGAAGCCCTGCAGGCAGAAAATAATGCCAGCGAAACCGTTGCCGAGAAAATGAAAGGGTATGCCACACAAGGCCCTGTGCTTATTATCGCAGTATTCAGCCCATCAAGCGCACGTCCAATCCCGATCTGGGAACAGTGGCTTTCCGCAGGGGCCGCATGCCAGAACATGCTAGTTGCTGCCACCGCCCTTGGTTATGCAAGCCAGTGGCTTACCGGTTGGGCATCAACCTCCCGTCATGTGGCAAAAGGATTAGGCTTGTGTGAACATGAGCAAATAGCTGGTTTTATGTTTCTTGGCGATCACCCTGAAGAACAACCAACTGAACGCCCACGACCAGAATTTGACAAACAAGTATATTTTGGTTTCCCTGAAGCATGA
- a CDS encoding protein adenylyltransferase SelO family protein, whose amino-acid sequence MIISPNYKPEPTFLTLGQGFGDEVEAADFPKTIIRYRNDRAANEIGLDGLTDEEWANHFGRFNPLPGNLMEPIAQRYHGHQFRHYNPDIGDGRGFLFAQMRDQNNRLMDLGTKGSGRTPYSRSGDGRLTLKGGYREILATELLEALGVYTSRTLSIIETGESLHRGDEPSPTRSAVMVRLNHGHIRIGTFQRLAYFTETELISKLVDYCLTHYYSETPSGSAQDRALKFLSLVTEKVAIQAAELMAAGFVHGVLNTDNINITGEVFDFGPWRFLPTMDLAFTAAYFDEHGLYSFGRQPDALHWNIYQLGGALADICEEQALKDVLAVYPEVYLRTIREKLLRRLGIRPKGDKIDDELLTHLNKFMTTENFPYERFFFDWYGGSASEDRAMTGPEAHRYSKPSYGEFIAALKSYNPVNEAALSNAYFLNGKPCTMLIEEVEELWSHIAEHDDWKPFHQKLEAIREMGQALA is encoded by the coding sequence ATGATTATTAGCCCAAATTACAAGCCTGAACCCACTTTTCTTACCCTTGGACAAGGATTTGGCGATGAAGTGGAAGCAGCCGACTTCCCAAAAACAATCATCCGGTACAGAAACGACCGAGCTGCCAACGAAATTGGGCTTGATGGGCTAACAGATGAAGAATGGGCAAACCATTTTGGGCGGTTTAATCCACTACCTGGCAATTTAATGGAGCCAATAGCCCAGCGGTATCATGGGCATCAGTTCAGGCATTATAATCCTGATATTGGGGATGGTCGCGGCTTTTTGTTTGCACAGATGCGAGACCAAAATAACCGTTTGATGGACTTAGGCACTAAGGGAAGCGGACGCACTCCCTACAGCAGGTCTGGTGACGGCCGCCTGACTCTTAAAGGTGGTTACCGGGAAATATTGGCAACAGAACTCTTGGAAGCACTTGGCGTTTATACAAGTCGTACACTTTCTATTATTGAAACAGGTGAAAGCCTGCACCGGGGTGATGAACCATCCCCAACCCGCTCGGCTGTTATGGTAAGGCTTAACCACGGCCATATCCGCATTGGTACTTTCCAGCGACTTGCTTATTTCACGGAAACTGAATTGATCAGTAAGCTGGTAGATTATTGCCTAACTCATTATTACAGTGAGACACCGTCTGGCTCAGCGCAAGATCGTGCGCTCAAGTTCCTCTCGTTGGTAACTGAGAAAGTTGCCATACAAGCTGCTGAACTGATGGCAGCCGGATTTGTACACGGTGTTCTCAACACAGATAATATCAATATCACAGGTGAGGTGTTTGATTTTGGTCCGTGGCGCTTCCTGCCTACAATGGACCTTGCTTTCACCGCCGCCTATTTTGACGAACACGGCCTATATTCCTTTGGTCGTCAGCCAGATGCACTGCACTGGAACATATACCAACTTGGCGGAGCACTTGCAGATATTTGCGAAGAACAGGCTTTGAAGGATGTGCTTGCCGTATATCCTGAGGTTTATCTGCGCACCATTCGGGAAAAGCTATTGCGGCGCTTGGGCATCAGGCCAAAGGGTGACAAGATTGATGATGAATTGCTCACCCATTTAAATAAATTCATGACCACAGAGAATTTCCCATACGAACGCTTTTTCTTTGATTGGTATGGCGGTAGTGCAAGCGAAGATCGTGCGATGACAGGCCCAGAGGCTCACCGCTATAGTAAGCCAAGCTATGGTGAATTTATTGCAGCGCTAAAATCTTATAATCCGGTAAATGAAGCTGCTCTAAGCAACGCGTATTTCCTGAACGGTAAACCGTGCACCATGCTGATCGAAGAGGTGGAAGAGTTGTGGTCCCACATCGCAGAGCATGACGACTGGAAACCCTTCCACCAAAAACTTGAAGCGATCAGAGAAATGGGTCAGGCACTCGCGTGA
- a CDS encoding ABA4-like family protein translates to MEYELAYKFINLGVLPAWLLLWFLPKSRVTEVIVHSGFYPLLFGTVYTIFLVRGIFFGAAAEGAGMSDAASVAAFFSHPNGVLVGWVHYLVFDLFVGAWIGRDAERHGFAWYIRIPSQLFTFVFGPVGLLIYMTIRKLKGVGLALNENHASA, encoded by the coding sequence ATGGAATACGAACTGGCTTATAAATTTATCAATTTAGGTGTTTTACCAGCTTGGCTACTTTTATGGTTTTTACCTAAGTCACGAGTAACTGAGGTTATCGTACACAGCGGTTTCTATCCGCTGCTATTTGGTACAGTTTATACTATATTCCTAGTGCGCGGTATCTTCTTTGGGGCTGCGGCTGAAGGTGCTGGTATGTCGGATGCCGCGAGTGTTGCTGCTTTCTTTAGTCATCCCAACGGTGTTCTTGTAGGTTGGGTGCATTATCTTGTGTTTGATCTGTTTGTGGGCGCATGGATTGGTCGGGATGCTGAGCGGCACGGTTTCGCTTGGTATATTCGCATACCAAGCCAGTTATTTACCTTTGTATTCGGGCCGGTAGGGCTGTTGATTTATATGACCATCCGTAAACTAAAGGGCGTTGGGTTGGCGCTGAATGAAAATCACGCGAGTGCCTGA
- a CDS encoding DUF3574 domain-containing protein, whose product MRKILLVLMLLSAVSSSAFSKDFEYKIYFGLSKPDGGAVSLAEWQAYEAEFAKAFIGFNVAETVGYYKGAKERSRLITLIMDDCREAKLDETLKRYVVRFDQESVLVVKTKLESWKSVSKTTVTKLNDKCEG is encoded by the coding sequence ATGCGTAAAATTCTGCTTGTTCTGATGCTTTTATCTGCCGTTTCATCATCGGCTTTTTCCAAAGATTTCGAATATAAAATCTACTTTGGTCTGTCCAAACCTGATGGCGGCGCTGTTTCTCTTGCGGAGTGGCAAGCCTATGAAGCTGAGTTTGCAAAGGCATTTATAGGTTTCAATGTAGCTGAAACCGTTGGGTATTATAAAGGGGCGAAGGAACGATCCCGCCTGATTACCTTGATTATGGATGATTGCCGTGAAGCCAAGCTTGATGAAACACTTAAGCGGTATGTAGTCCGTTTTGATCAAGAAAGCGTACTAGTTGTGAAAACGAAGCTTGAGAGCTGGAAATCCGTTTCCAAAACGACGGTGACCAAACTCAATGACAAATGTGAGGGATAA
- a CDS encoding aldehyde dehydrogenase family protein — translation MSDMSTEMREVVNPYSLEVIGSVPMSGWDEVNGMLDVCHGLATDRSKWLPAYKRIEVLKKLAELMRARFDELAYLIANEGGKPLVDARVEVDRAIDGVGLAIHEIGLMTGKEIPMDLTAAGSGRIAFTQREPIGVVIAASAFNHPLNLIVHQVAPAIATGCPVIVKPAGDTPLSCKAFVDMLYEAGLPKEWCHFALCNNQVAEQMVTDGRVAFFSFIGSARVGWMLRSKLAPGTRCALEHGGVAPVLIEESADVDAMIPLLAKGGFYHSGQVCVSVQRVFAPRSMAQSVAEKLAAEASKLKVGDATDETVDCGPLIRPQEVDRVEEWVNEAVEAGAKVLAGGKRLGDTTYAPTVLLDPPADVRVSNMEIFGPVVCVYSYDDMDDAIKQANGLPFAFQASVFTKNLDVAMKAVQNFDATAVMVNDHTAFRVDWMPFAGRRQSGYNTGGIGYTMHDMTQDKMAVIKL, via the coding sequence ATGTCTGATATGAGCACTGAAATGCGCGAAGTAGTAAATCCATATAGCCTAGAGGTTATTGGTTCAGTACCAATGTCAGGCTGGGATGAAGTTAACGGTATGCTTGATGTGTGCCATGGTCTGGCAACAGACCGTAGCAAGTGGTTACCTGCTTATAAGCGGATAGAAGTGCTCAAAAAACTCGCCGAGCTGATGCGTGCGCGTTTTGATGAGCTTGCTTACCTGATCGCAAATGAAGGTGGTAAGCCGCTTGTTGATGCTCGTGTGGAAGTGGACCGTGCCATTGATGGTGTTGGTCTAGCAATCCATGAAATTGGGTTGATGACGGGCAAAGAAATCCCGATGGATCTCACCGCTGCTGGCTCTGGTCGCATTGCTTTCACTCAGCGTGAGCCAATCGGTGTTGTGATTGCAGCGTCAGCGTTTAATCACCCGCTTAATCTGATTGTGCACCAAGTGGCACCAGCTATTGCCACGGGTTGTCCAGTAATTGTAAAGCCTGCGGGTGATACACCGCTTAGCTGTAAAGCGTTTGTGGATATGCTGTATGAAGCAGGCCTGCCTAAGGAGTGGTGCCATTTTGCACTCTGTAATAATCAGGTTGCCGAGCAAATGGTAACAGATGGCCGCGTGGCTTTCTTTTCTTTCATCGGGTCAGCGCGTGTGGGCTGGATGCTTCGTTCCAAGCTGGCACCGGGTACGCGCTGTGCGCTTGAACATGGCGGGGTTGCTCCTGTGCTAATTGAAGAGAGCGCCGATGTGGATGCAATGATCCCACTTCTTGCTAAAGGCGGTTTCTATCATTCAGGACAAGTGTGTGTATCTGTACAGCGCGTGTTTGCACCGCGATCAATGGCCCAGTCTGTAGCTGAAAAACTGGCAGCTGAAGCGTCGAAACTGAAGGTGGGCGACGCAACAGACGAGACAGTTGATTGCGGCCCGCTTATTCGTCCGCAGGAAGTTGACCGGGTGGAAGAATGGGTGAATGAAGCGGTGGAAGCTGGCGCGAAGGTATTAGCTGGCGGAAAACGTCTTGGTGATACCACTTATGCACCCACTGTACTTCTTGATCCGCCAGCAGACGTTCGGGTTTCTAATATGGAAATCTTTGGCCCTGTAGTGTGTGTTTACAGCTATGATGATATGGATGATGCTATCAAGCAGGCTAATGGTTTGCCGTTTGCTTTCCAGGCATCTGTGTTCACCAAGAATCTGGATGTAGCCATGAAAGCTGTGCAGAATTTTGATGCAACGGCTGTAATGGTGAATGATCATACTGCGTTCAGGGTTGACTGGATGCCGTTCGCTGGGCGCAGGCAATCTGGCTATAATACGGGTGGTATTGGGTATACGATGCATGATATGACCCAGGACAAAATGGCCGTTATCAAGCTTTAA
- a CDS encoding acetolactate synthase large subunit, which yields MSSAKTMKASDLFVRALEAEGVEYIFAVPGEENLDLLESLRSSTIKLVLTRHEQGAAFMAATYGRLTGKAGVCMATLGPGATNFATPAAYAHLGGMPLIMITGQKPIKKSKQGQFQIVDVVSLFDPICKMAKQIVHGNTIPALVREAFRVSEEERPGAVLLELPEDIAEEETDEAVLQPHPRHYAVADHTVLEEAASLIKEAKMPLLLLGAGANRKDAREALSKFVETTRIPFFNTQMGKGVIDERSELFLGTAALSDGDYLHCAIDRADLIINVGHDVVEKPPFFMEEGGKKVIHVNYKAAQVDQVYFPQVEVVGDLARSIERLEEKLGGAVSCDDAYFNKVRTEIESHTSELVDDGRFPIIPQRFVGDTRKVMGPKDIIALDNGIYKIWYARNYKAYEPNTVLLDNALATMGAGLPSAMMAALQYPDRRVMAICGDGGFMMNSQEIETAVRLGLNLVVTVLNDSSYGMIRWKQNQAGFEDFGLEFNNPDFVQYANSYGATGHRVERTEDLVPTFEKAFQAGGVHLVDVPVDYSENKRVLIDELAEKVCLI from the coding sequence ATGAGTTCGGCTAAAACAATGAAAGCTTCTGACCTATTTGTAAGAGCCCTAGAGGCAGAAGGGGTGGAATATATCTTCGCTGTCCCCGGTGAAGAAAACCTCGATCTTTTGGAATCTCTTCGTTCCTCAACTATCAAGTTAGTACTTACCCGCCACGAGCAGGGTGCAGCCTTTATGGCGGCAACATATGGCCGACTTACTGGTAAAGCTGGTGTGTGTATGGCAACACTGGGGCCAGGTGCCACAAACTTTGCAACGCCTGCTGCCTATGCCCACCTTGGTGGTATGCCTCTTATTATGATCACAGGCCAGAAGCCGATTAAAAAGTCAAAACAGGGCCAGTTCCAGATTGTCGATGTAGTGAGCCTTTTTGATCCAATCTGTAAGATGGCAAAACAGATTGTGCATGGTAATACAATCCCTGCGCTGGTTCGTGAAGCGTTCCGTGTTTCTGAAGAAGAGCGCCCGGGCGCTGTGCTTCTGGAACTCCCTGAAGATATTGCTGAAGAGGAAACGGATGAAGCAGTATTGCAGCCGCACCCACGTCACTATGCGGTGGCTGATCATACCGTGCTTGAGGAAGCTGCAAGCCTTATTAAAGAAGCAAAAATGCCGCTTCTTCTGTTGGGTGCAGGCGCAAACCGCAAAGATGCACGCGAGGCACTTAGCAAGTTTGTAGAAACTACTCGTATTCCATTCTTCAATACTCAGATGGGTAAAGGTGTGATTGATGAGCGTTCGGAACTATTCCTTGGTACAGCGGCACTCTCAGACGGTGATTATCTCCACTGTGCAATTGACCGTGCTGACCTCATTATCAATGTCGGCCACGACGTTGTGGAAAAACCACCGTTCTTCATGGAAGAAGGCGGTAAGAAGGTTATCCACGTGAACTATAAAGCCGCTCAGGTGGATCAAGTTTATTTCCCGCAGGTAGAGGTTGTTGGTGATCTCGCGCGTTCGATTGAGCGTCTGGAAGAAAAGCTGGGTGGTGCTGTTTCTTGTGATGACGCTTACTTCAATAAAGTGCGTACGGAAATTGAAAGCCACACAAGCGAGCTTGTAGATGATGGCCGTTTCCCGATTATCCCGCAGCGGTTTGTGGGCGATACCCGCAAGGTTATGGGCCCGAAGGATATTATCGCGCTTGATAACGGTATTTATAAAATCTGGTATGCGCGAAACTATAAAGCTTACGAGCCAAACACAGTGCTTTTGGATAATGCGCTTGCAACAATGGGGGCGGGTTTGCCGTCTGCCATGATGGCGGCGCTCCAGTATCCAGACCGCCGGGTGATGGCGATTTGCGGCGATGGTGGCTTTATGATGAACAGCCAAGAGATTGAAACAGCCGTGCGCCTAGGGCTTAACCTTGTGGTGACAGTGCTTAATGATAGCTCATACGGCATGATCCGCTGGAAGCAGAACCAGGCCGGGTTTGAAGATTTTGGTCTTGAGTTCAATAACCCTGATTTTGTGCAGTACGCCAACAGCTACGGTGCAACCGGACACCGGGTTGAACGCACCGAAGACTTGGTGCCTACCTTTGAAAAAGCCTTTCAGGCTGGCGGTGTGCATCTTGTTGATGTGCCTGTGGATTATTCAGAGAACAAGCGCGTTCTTATTGACGAGCTTGCAGAAAAGGTATGTCTGATATGA